TTGAAGCAAGATTCGCTAAAAGAAATAAGGGGAAGGAAAACGTAAATTCAAGTTGTAGCATAGCAGTCACAGAAGAAGTGTAACCTGTCGATTGAAGATGATGGTTTGGATTTGGGTGAATGGATCCCAACTATAGCATTGTTAAATGTGCATAACAAATAGCATACCAAAACCATCAGCAGGCATGAAAAGTGTAATTGAATACTAATTGATAACAATAAAACATAATGGCATCTGATTAAAAGCTATTCCTATGAGCAACTTTTGAATTCTACTTAGTgataaaagcaataaaaacaattatagacaaatcaatttctttgttttgagaCACAGAATTGTAGAGTTTCCTAGTTCTGAAGTTCAAACTCAAAATGAATCAACTAACGTCTCAAGGAGACGATGAATAATCCGCCAAAACTCGCTAGACCACAAACACCTAATTGGAAttaatttggatattattatcaCAGCATACATTATGAGCTCCCCCAATATTACTGAACTTTTGATAACATTCGAAacattaaaattctaaatttctgATGAACTCAACAACCAAAACATATTTGCATGCAGTTTTAACTAGCTATTTCATCATTGTGACCATGACCAATGATGTCATTGCCTTTATATATAGACTCAAATTAGCACAGGCAATAAATGTAGAAGTCACAGCATCTACAATCAAACATAGAACATAAGAGAAATTAatatgaaagaataaaaatatcaaGAGTTAATTATGGTCAAGACTGTCACATAAAAACTGACCAAAAGCAAGGAGCAGTTCCGTCAGACCAGACCTTGAGATTGAGTAAGAACATTAAGCCGTGACATCTTCATCATTGCCCAAGCAAAGTCCATTCAAAAGGTTGATCTGGCATTTGAAGCATAAGGCTTACCAGTCTCATGGTCTTCTAATTAGCCATCGATTGCTGATCAGCAAAAAGAGTCATCCCCCCTTTTTCAAGCTCTGAGAGTAGTGAGTGTCCAAACTTGACCCAGATGACATCTGGGATGACAATGCCTGCAAAAATGACATCCCCACTGCAGACACACTCATTCCAATgatgtgaagaagaaaaatgagttgTGGTCCTATTACTGTCTTGGCACCTCATTCTCATCTCAGcgagaaaaatcaaaaactatAGTTGGGTCAAGCTGCCTGGTCCCCTTGAAGTTAGAGAGGTGTTTCTGTATGAATTCATAGTCAATCATCCCAATGTTGTGTGCACCTTTAGATGATCAAGAATCCAATACAAGTACATACATTCCTGACAAGTGGAAAGgaacctttatttatttttattttttaaatcaagtggaaagaaacttaaaaattaaaatttgtcttttacaatttaaaaagaaattataaaggaACCAAAATTATGAAACAATGTATTTTCTAATATattagtatataagaatataccTAACACCAATGTTTGCATCCATCAAATTCTTCTTCAATGAGTTTCTCCATGAGCATTCTTCATGGATCTTCGTATCTTGTTATGTCATTCTCCAAAAACAATATTCAATAGCCATTTCGGTTTTCCACTTGAGAACACAAGATAACCCAAAACCAATCCAAACACGAATCCACAGCCATACCCCAATAATACAACTTTCCAATGAAAcccattttcaaatttgaaatcatCTTCTTGAATGgtggatggtggtggtggtggtggtggtggtggtcccTCGCCATTGCCACAAGCTTTTGTCATTGGAAATCCACATAACCCCCAGTTACCATTGAAAGAATCATTTGTAAATGTATTGAACTGTTTACCTTGAGGTATCTGACCagaaagatagttttttgataGGTTTAAACTTGCCAGTGATGTAATATCTACTAATTGTATAGGAATTTCACCTGTGAGCTTGTTTGAGGAGAGATCTAACCATTCAAGATTGGTTAAATTTCCCAATGATGGAGGCACATGACCTGAAAGATTATTGTGTGAAAAATTAAGCCCCTTCAGTGACCGAAGCTCTCCAATTGCCTTTGGAATTTCTCCTTTGAAATTGTTGTTGGAGAAATCGATGGTTATGAATAGACTTTGGATTTTTACCAATTCAATGAAAAACCCTTTCATTGCCACTGTCACGGAATCTTGATAATAATCATCAcccatatatttcaatttacCTTTGTTCACACTCGCATTCATCATGGCTTTTAAATACTTAAAAAGGTTTGTCGGCAAATGCCCATGGAACTCATTTTGAGAGAGATCTATGATTCGCAAATTTGGGAATGGGAATTTGGTCTTAGGATTGCCTAAGGCACCATGAAAGTAGTTTGATCGCAAGATAAGAACCCGCAACTCTGGAAGAATTTCCAACCAAAGAGGGAAAGTGCTATTAATCTTGTTGTTACCAAAATCTAGAACTTCCAACTTTCTACAACAGACCAATGATTGTGGCAATGACCCTTCAAAATGGTTGCCATTGAGTTTAAGACTTCTCAAGCGACATCCCTTTGCAAATTTCATTGGGAGGGTGCCATTAAGACTGTTATTTTGTAAATCCAGATCTATGAGATTGTCACTAAAGTTTCGAAAACATGGAGGAATCATGTTACTCAAGTGATTATAAGACAAATCAAGGTACTCAATAGAACTAAGATTGCAAAATGAGGAAGAGATTTGTCCAGTTATATTATTCCTAGAGACTGAAAAGAAATATATGCCTAGTGGAGGTACTGGAAGTGGTCCTTGAAGCAGGTTAGAACGAAAATCAAGAAATGCCACGTTCTTCCATGGAAGGTGTCCTACACTTGTCAATGAGTTGTATGAAAGATTCAAGTAAGACAATGAATCCTTCCCCACCTCCAAAAACCACTTTGGAATATTgcctttgattttgtttttggaaaggtCTAAGGTTTCAATATATTCTGCAGTTTGTAAAAAGTGTGGAATTTCAGTTATGTTGGAATAAGACAACTCTAATGAAACAATTTTGGGTAAGATATTGGTGGCAAAGGTGAAGGAGCTTGGTGACAGGAGAGGATTATTTGACATTGCAAGGTATTCAAGATTTTCGAGCTTAAAGAATATTTTTGACTCCACATTGCCACTTAAATTATTGAAGGAGACACCTAGAGAACGAAGGCTCACCAATTTAGAGATTGACAATGGAAGGGGACCACTTAGGTTGTTATTATTCAACCGAAGATCATCCAATGAGTTATGCTGGAAATCGCCAATATGCCCAGTGAATTGGTTATAACCAAGATTTAAGTAACGCAAAGATGGTATTTTATACACCCAAGATGGTATTGTCCCATTCAATAAGTTACCAGATAAGATGAGAAATTCTAGATTGGAAGGAGTCTTGTTGACTAGTTGACTATTAGAAGAAttatttgaagagaaaatttgGGTCAAGTTTGTCGGAAGCTGCCCTATGAAATTGTTGTATGAGAGATCTAAGTAAGTAAGAACTTCAAAGTTTAGGAGGGACCATGGAAACTGACCACCAAAGTTACCATATGAGAGGTCCAAAAAAGTGATTTGTGTGCGATTAGGAAGAAATGTTGGATATGATCCTATTAAATTGCATCCTCTGAGGTACAATTCTTTTAAGGACTTGAGATTGCTGATTAAATTAGGTAAGTCGATTGGGAATTCGGTTCCAGAGAGATACAAGGACTTGAGAGGAGTACTCCAGTTATACGTTGGAAGGGAACCGGTGAGATTGTAGTTGTAACCTACATCAAGCAGCTGGAGGTTTGGAAGGTGGAATATATTATCTGGGAATCTCCCTTTCAATCCACAATCATAAAGACTAAGAGATGTCAAAGAGGAAGACAAATTCATGAAAGAATTAGGTGAAACAAAAGACATGTTAACCTCATCCAAAAAAAGTTCAGTTAGATGGGTTAGGTTTTGAACAAGCCTTTTCAAACTAGGCGTTTCTATTCTCATGCCATAATTCCAAGAGAGATCAAGTGAAACCAATTTGGATAAGTGGGAGATTTCGGAAGGGACATTACCAGCAAAGGAGGACTCAGTGAGGTTGAGATGCGTCATGTTCGCAAAGCCACCAAACTTAGATGAAATTGCGAAGCGATTGAAATAGTTGTAAGCAAGGTTGAGCCGCTGGAGATGGCGAAGAGAGAAAAGGGTGGTATTGGGATGGATGGGACCTTCAAGCCGACTACAAGTGAGGTCGAGACCAATGACATGACCTGTCATCGTATCACAGGTGACCCCATCCCACCCACAACAATCTGTACCCATTTTCCACGAATTCTTCGGAGGATAATAAGAATCGTCACAAAGAGAAACACCGATAGAAAAAGAGTTTCTGAAATTGAGCAAAGCAGAGGATTGGTGTGAATGGCAAAGAGGCGTTGAtgaattaaaagagagagaagaggaacaATTATTAGGTTGAGAAAGCAAGAGCAAGCAAATGAGTAAGAGTAACACCCGCTCCATATTTGCTCTAGGTGGTTTTAGAAATCAGATTCAGAAGGAATGATAAGAAATATTTTGGGTGTTCTTTTAGGAAATGAGATGGCAGAGAGACATATATTTATAGGCGAGAGACCATAACTACGTTTATCAAATCAGGCAAATGTAGACAATTCTAATCCCTCGTCTTAGCTTTATTTTATGGGTTGGGCCAACGACTTGGAAAATTAAAGGTCTTGTGGGTCACActatattacatatatatatctttaataTCTATGGTCTTGCGGGCTAAAATTAAGGTCTTCTGGCTGTGGGTCACTAGCGTACAAAGTAGAGTTTTTGGACTAAAGAATTAgaacaatattataattataaaatattttataatattattataaaatattgatatgccaatcttttattagtttttatctagatctattattaatatcatttttttatttatcaataattactCATCACATcaataattgataaaaatttttataaaataatttatatttctaaCATTATTCATAGAATTATTCGATAAAGattcattgatttatttataaaaagtagcttcttattaaataaataaataaataaaaagtagctCTGACAATGAAAAATTATCAGGTTTATTGGGGTCAGTTATATCTATTATTTATCATAATAGCTActgtttattaaaaataataataataattttatcaacTTTAGATTTCAATTGGCTCATACTTTTAAGTTTTGTCTCTACCTATTTAGCATTTAGGACCATCATGGAAATAATTAACTTATGACAATAGTGCTAGACATTTAGCAGTCAAAAACTCAAGATCAGAaggttttggaatttttaaGCATTGCTCAGTTttcatttcttattatttatacaTACATGTTTTTTGTTGTGGGGGTGGTGGCATTTAGGAATCTTCCAAAGTAATATTTAAGAAACATTTAATTAGTAGCTCtatcttttaaaatttgtatGTTTGGAGAAAATAATCACAACTTGTTTTAAATCATTGATATGCTAGATCCCTTCAACCATGCAAACGAGTAACACCATTAGAAGACTTTAATCTTGTTAACATCTCACTAAATCTTTGGTCATTATTTGAAACTTCCAAAGACTTAGAAAGTTATAGTCAGGGCCGGCTCAATAGGTGATGCAATTGATGCAATCGTCTAAGGTGCCAAATAAAAGAAGccccacttgtaaaaaaaaattatatataaaatatatttatctatatattttaattaaaaaaaatttaagcacttttattggtcaataaaatgcattaaaaaaactcattatatcctaaaatacaaaagattaaaaaggaaaaaacaaaaatagtcaaacttgacaaaattaaattttataaaataatttgtaccTCTAACATTATTAATAGAATTATATTTAAATCGTGTATCTCCCTCACTTGTAGTGATTTATCATTCAATGAATGACTGAAAAATGATTCACTGATccaattagaattaatagaATTATTCAGATGCAGATTCATTGATTTATAAAAAGTAgcttcttattaaaaaataaataaataaaaagtagctCTGACAATGAAAAAAATCAGGTTTATTCGGGTTAGCTATATCTACTATTTATCATAATAGCTActgtttattaaaaataataataataattttatcaacTTTAGATTTCAATTGGCTCATACTTTTAAGTTTTGTCTCTACCTATTTAGCATTTAGGACCATCATGGAAATAATTAACTTATGACAATAGTGCTAGACATTTAGCAGTCAAAAACTCAAGATCAGAaggttttggaatttttaaGCATTGCTCAGTTttcatttcttattatttatacaTACATGTTTTTTGTTGTGGGGGTGGTGGCATTTAGGAATCTTCCAAAGTAATATTTAAGAAACATTTAATTAGTAGCTCTATCTTTTAAAATATGTATGTTTGGAGAAAATAATCACAACTTGTTTTAAATCATTGATATAGTGAGCGTTTGGATTGCAAGGAAACTGGCGTTTTGTTGTGTTTACGTTTTGCTTTGCTGGGATCCACGCGCACGCGAGCTGAAGAAAAACGCAAGTCTGCTGCTGCTGAGAAACACAAGTTTCCTCTACACGCACCGTTTCACTTATCCTCCTACACGCACCGTTTAATTTAAAAAGCTCTACGCACCGTTTCAATGCAAGAGCTAAAACAATCAACCCATTTTGCCTCTTGCGCGTACTGTTCATGTCTCAAAATGCTGAGGAAAACGGTGCACAAGCAGAAGCTGTCAAAACAGAGCATCAACGGTACGCAGTCCATTGTAACGGCTATTTCCATTCTCAcggcttctgctttttctcTCAACTACCAGTGGCAGAATGCTTTCAATCCCCTTCAATGCTCCGTCCAATTCGTCTTCAATGTCGTTCACCTACCCACCAACCAGCTTTGGGTCAAAACAGAGCACAGCAATTGATTACTGCAAACCCAGTAGGcagaaccaaaagaaaagatcCCCTCTGTTCAACAAACACTCGAGCTCACCTTCTCTCCGCTTGGGTCATCGTCGCTGCCACTCCCCATCTCTGCATTCACGGGTATGTTGTTTTCCATGAAGCTTCatcaatttgtgtttttttgggtttaaccGTTTGTGTGTGGTTTTTGTATTCAACTTCTGTGTGTTCTCTGTTGTGTTTTCCATGACACTAGTGTGGGTTTATTGATCCTTTGTCTAATACCAAAACGCTCACTTAGTGCCTCTGTTGGATATACCATTGTTTACTTTGCATTTTTCAGATGAGTTTATTTTGCATTTGGATCCACCATTTCTGTTACTTTGCCTAACTGAATGCACCCAAACTGTTTGTTTAAATGCCTCAATGAGTATAGAAGGTAGTTGTCCAATGCTTCATCAATTTgtggttttttgggtttaacCGTTTGTGTGTGGTTTTTGTATTCAACTGCTCTGTGTGGTTCTATCATATTATTGCATCATAATTACGAAAtgtatatttgattttcttaattatagtaaaatcaaagatcaaaatttgtaaaattcttCTTAATAACAGTTTGTAGACATTTTCCCTACTAATCATATAAGGGTggaataagattttttttgttgatcttcTGTTCTGTTTTCCATGACACTAGTGTGGGTTTATTGATCCTTTGTCTAATACCATTATTTCTCTTAGTGCCTCTGTTGTATTCGGATATACCATTGTTTACTTTGCATTTTTCATATGAGTTTACTTTGCATTTGGATACACCATTTCTGTTACTTTGCCTAACTGATTCTAAAATGCACCCAAAATATTGGTTTAAATGCCTCAATGAGTATAGAAGGGAGTTGTAGGAAAAATGGTTAAGCAGAAGAAATCAATGGAGGGTGGTAGTAATGATGAAAGAGCTGACTGGAAAGACCCTAAGGAACTAGAGGCTTTTTGTCGGTTTTGTGCTGTTCAAGTCATGGCGGGCCAAAGGAAGCCTACTGGATTTTTGTCCAAAATTGGCCAAAGTGAAGTGATTCGACAGTTGGGTGAGATTGAAAAAGTAGTGACTTGGCtgcaaattaaaaacaaatgggATCATTTGAGAAAAAGGTGGAAGATTTATAACAAGTGTTTGGAGAATGAGACTGGGTTGGGTTATGATCCTGTAACTGGGATGTTTGACGCACCTGATGAGTGGTGGAATCGAAAGATTGCGGTTAGTTTTGATCAATacataattgtgaaaaaatttagtGTCTAAAACTATATTCTTATGTTCTAACTACTGGTTGTCCACATGTAGGCATGTCCCGATGCAAAAACCTTGAAAACGAATGGTTTGCCTAATCGTGACCTTCTGAACATCATGTTTGGAGGCACGGCTGCAATGGGAAAAAATGCATTCTGCACGAGTGGTCCAATACCAACGGAAACCACCGAAGGGTCTGGGGACTCCGGTAATAGCATAGAATTTGTTGACCCCCAATGTGAACCCGTTGTGAATGTTGACGCAATGGAGGTTGAAGGTCCATCATCGTCGAGGGTAGGACCAGCAGTGAATAAGGGGAAAGGCCTAGCAACCAGTGTCCACATCTTCAAGCCAATttccaagaaaccaaaaaaaaggcGTTCAACCGCGCAAGAGATGTCGGACTCTTTGAAGAGTATCTCAAATGTTATTGTTGAAAGATCTAGTCTAAGTGCCCGTACACCATCTGCTCCCACAGCAACGGCTCAGGTTAAAGAAATTCTGGACATGGTGTTGAGTCT
This genomic stretch from Quercus robur chromosome 4, dhQueRobu3.1, whole genome shotgun sequence harbors:
- the LOC126720924 gene encoding receptor-like protein 7 isoform X3, producing MERVLLLLICLLLLSQPNNCSSSLSFNSSTPLCHSHQSSALLNFRNSFSIGVSLCDDSYYPPKNSWKMGTDCCGWDGVTCDTMTGHVIGLDLTCSRLEGPIHPNTTLFSLRHLQRLNLAYNYFNRFAISSKFGGFANMTHLNLTESSFAGNVPSEISHLSKLVSLDLSWNYGMRIETPSLKRLVQNLTHLTELFLDEVNMSFVSPNSFMNLSSSLTSLSLYDCGLKGRFPDNIFHLPNLQLLDVGYNYNLTGSLPTYNWSTPLKSLYLSGTEFPIDLPNLISNLKSLKELYLRGCNLIGSYPTFLPNRTQITFLDLSYGNFGGQFPWSLLNFEVLTYLDLSYNNFIGQLPTNLTQIFSSNNSSNSQLVNKTPSNLEFLILSGNLLNGTIPSWVYKIPSLRYLNLGYNQFTGHIGDFQHNSLDDLRLNNNNLSGPLPLSISKLVSLRSLGVSFNNLSGNVESKIFFKLENLEYLAMSNNPLLSPSSFTFATNILPKIVSLELSYSNITEIPHFLQTAEYIETLDLSKNKIKGNIPKWFLEVGKDSLSYLNLSYNSLTSVGHLPWKNVAFLDFRSNLLQGPLPVPPLGIYFFSVSRNNITGQISSSFCNLSSIEYLDLSYNHLSNMIPPCFRNFSDNLIDLDLQNNSLNGTLPMKFAKGCRLRSLKLNGNHFEGSLPQSLVCCRKLEVLDFGNNKINSTFPLWLEILPELRVLILRSNYFHGALGNPKTKFPFPNLRIIDLSQNEFHGHLPTNLFKYLKAMMNASVNKGKLKYMGDDYYQDSVTVAMKGFFIELVKIQSLFITIDFSNNNFKGEIPKAIGELRSLKGLNFSHNNLSGHVPPSLGNLTNLEWLDLSSNKLTDTSR
- the LOC126720924 gene encoding receptor-like protein 6 isoform X1, which translates into the protein MERVLLLLICLLLLSQPNNCSSSLSFNSSTPLCHSHQSSALLNFRNSFSIGVSLCDDSYYPPKNSWKMGTDCCGWDGVTCDTMTGHVIGLDLTCSRLEGPIHPNTTLFSLRHLQRLNLAYNYFNRFAISSKFGGFANMTHLNLTESSFAGNVPSEISHLSKLVSLDLSWNYGMRIETPSLKRLVQNLTHLTELFLDEVNMSFVSPNSFMNLSSSLTSLSLYDCGLKGRFPDNIFHLPNLQLLDVGYNYNLTGSLPTYNWSTPLKSLYLSGTEFPIDLPNLISNLKSLKELYLRGCNLIGSYPTFLPNRTQITFLDLSYGNFGGQFPWSLLNFEVLTYLDLSYNNFIGQLPTNLTQIFSSNNSSNSQLVNKTPSNLEFLILSGNLLNGTIPSWVYKIPSLRYLNLGYNQFTGHIGDFQHNSLDDLRLNNNNLSGPLPLSISKLVSLRSLGVSFNNLSGNVESKIFFKLENLEYLAMSNNPLLSPSSFTFATNILPKIVSLELSYSNITEIPHFLQTAEYIETLDLSKNKIKGNIPKWFLEVGKDSLSYLNLSYNSLTSVGHLPWKNVAFLDFRSNLLQGPLPVPPLGIYFFSVSRNNITGQISSSFCNLSSIEYLDLSYNHLSNMIPPCFRNFSDNLIDLDLQNNSLNGTLPMKFAKGCRLRSLKLNGNHFEGSLPQSLVCCRKLEVLDFGNNKINSTFPLWLEILPELRVLILRSNYFHGALGNPKTKFPFPNLRIIDLSQNEFHGHLPTNLFKYLKAMMNASVNKGKLKYMGDDYYQDSVTVAMKGFFIELVKIQSLFITIDFSNNNFKGEIPKAIGELRSLKGLNFSHNNLSGHVPPSLGNLTNLEWLDLSSNKLTGEIPIQLVDITSLAILNLSKNYLSGQIPQGKQFNTFTNDSFNGNRGLCGFPMTKACGIDEGPPPPSTIQEDDFKFENGFHWKVVLLGYGCGFVFGLFLGYLVFSSGKPKWLLNIVFGE
- the LOC126720924 gene encoding receptor-like protein 6 isoform X2; amino-acid sequence: MERVLLLLICLLLLSQPNNCSSSLSFNSSTPLCHSHQSSALLNFRNSFSIGVSLCDDSYYPPKNSWKMGTDCCGWDGVTCDTMTGHVIGLDLTCSRLEGPIHPNTTLFSLRHLQRLNLAYNYFNRFAISSKFGGFANMTHLNLTESSFAGNVPSEISHLSKLVSLDLSWNYGMRIETPSLKRLVQNLTHLTELFLDEVNMSFVSPNSFMNLSSSLTSLSLYDCGLKGRFPDNIFHLPNLQLLDVGYNYNLTGSLPTYNWSTPLKSLYLSGTEFPIDLPNLISNLKSLKELYLRGCNLIGSYPTFLPNRTQITFLDLSYGNFGGQFPWSLLNFEVLTYLDLSYNNFIGQLPTNLTQIFSSNNSSNSQLVNKTPSNLEFLILSGNLLNGTIPSWVYKIPSLRYLNLGYNQFTGHIGDFQHNSLDDLRLNNNNLSGPLPLSISKLVSLRSLGVSFNNLSGNVESKIFFKLENLEYLAMSNNPLLSPSSFTFATNILPKIVSLELSYSNITEIPHFLQTAEYIETLDLSKNKIKGNIPKWFLEVGKDSLSYLNLSYNSLTSVGHLPWKNVAFLDFRSNLLQGPLPVPPLGIYFFSVSRNNITGQISSSFCNLSSIEYLDLSYNHLSNMIPPCFRNFSDNLIDLDLQNNSLNGTLPMKFAKGCRLRSLKLNGNHFEGSLPQSLVCCRKLEVLDFGNNKINSTFPLWLEILPELRVLILRSNYFHGALGNPKTKFPFPNLRIIDLSQNEFHGHLPTNLFKYLKAMMNASVNKGKLKYMGDDYYQDSVTVAMKGFFIELVKIQSLFITIDFSNNNFKGEIPKAIGELRSLKGLNFSHNNLSGHVPPSLGNLTNLEWLDLSSNKLTGEIPIQLVDITSLAILNLSKNYLSGQIPQGKQFNTFTNDSFNGNRGLCGFPMTKACGIDEGPPPPSTIQEDDFKFENGFHWKVVLLGYGCGFVFGLFLGYLVFSSGKPKWLLNIVFGE
- the LOC126721597 gene encoding L10-interacting MYB domain-containing protein-like, whose translation is MLSIPFNAPSNSSSMSFTYPPTSFGSKQSTAIDYCKPSRQNQKKRSPLFNKHSSSPSLRLGHRRCHSPSLHSRKGVVGKMVKQKKSMEGGSNDERADWKDPKELEAFCRFCAVQVMAGQRKPTGFLSKIGQSEVIRQLGEIEKVVTWLQIKNKWDHLRKRWKIYNKCLENETGLGYDPVTGMFDAPDEWWNRKIAACPDAKTLKTNGLPNRDLLNIMFGGTAAMGKNAFCTSGPIPTETTEGSGDSGNSIEFVDPQCEPVVNVDAMEVEGPSSSRVGPAVNKGKGLATSVHIFKPISKKPKKRRSTAQEMSDSLKSISNVIVERSSLSARTPSAPTATAQVKEILDMVLSLPGVYSGHYLHLFSTIYFMEKEPGRHMFAALSDNKDIQLKWLEKEYQRHPDYHFS